In the Arachis hypogaea cultivar Tifrunner chromosome 20, arahy.Tifrunner.gnm2.J5K5, whole genome shotgun sequence genome, TATCTTAGGTTGAGTGTTGTTATCTTTATTTACTAATTCTAGGCTCCTAgaccattatttttattctaaatccATGACTAGGTTATACTGTACTGAAACTTGCTTTATTCCTTTCTTCTCTAGGGTTTGACATAGCTCCATCATATGTTCATTGCAGAGTGTACCAGAAATCCATTTCTTCAATGCCAGGTTTAAAGAACAAATAGGAGATGTTTTAGCTGCTCGCGCTGCATATATTCAGCAGACTGGTAAAGAGTCAGATTCTGATTTTGTGCAGAATGTTATATCAAGAGCCAATATGGAGAAACGTTTGGTATGCAATCAGCCTTTGCTACAATTGAAGAAAGCTGTACTCTTTGATGATAAGCTGATACAGAAAAGATGACTACATGCGCTACCTGTTACAATTTTTATTGCAGGGAAATATGGAGTCAGCTTGTGGTATATACAAAGAAGCAATAGAGATGGCTGTAGCTGAAGAGAATTTACAGCATGCCCTCCCTAATTTATATGTCCATTTCTCTCACCTAAAATATATGGTACGTGGcatatttaacattttttgttgaattttcaTTCTAAAAGGCTAAGCATCATTCTATAAAAGCAGTAAATGAAGGTTTTAGGCTATAGTTTCTACTAGGAATTAGTAGCTACAAGGTTTTCTGTATGAAGTGCCTGAAAAATTGTTGCAGCTAACATATCATAATCATAAACAGAGTAAATATTGACCCTTCCCATTTTGCATGCTGATGTGAGGTGTAGTTAACCAATCCTTTTTCTTCCATGTTCCTTTCTTCGTTTCAAGAGTTCAAACAACATGGATGCTGCTAGAGACATCTTGATAGATGGCATAAAGAATTTGCCTCAAAACAAACAGCTTCTGGAGGTAGGTCTATCTTTTCCATACTATTTATGTAACCCTAGTAGAAGTGGAGAGACCTAAGCTGAAACTTTTCATTAGTATGCATTTATAGATAGATATGGAAAACTTCAAATTACTTGCTCTTAATTAGAATGAGCTGGGGGAAACTCGTCATGTCACAATGAGTGAAACAACTTAGTTGCTACTGGCTTGTATGTCTAATGAGACTTCTTCCCCTTGCCTAGTGCAAGTGTTGACAACTTTAATTCAGTTCTTTTGATGTATTTTGCAGGAGTTGCTAAAGTTCTCAATGGTGCATGGAGGGTCAATGTCCATGGCTGTAATAGACACAATTATTGCAGAAGCAATATCTCCAAGACCTGATGGATCTCAAGGTCTGGGTGTAGAAGACGCTGAGGATATATCAAACTTATACCTAAAGGTTATATATCTCCTATGAAGTATCAACGCAATTAAAATTGAGCTAATCATTATGATATAGGAGTATTGCAACTTATGAGGTGGTTGCTCTGTCTTATTTTTCTGATGATTCAACCGGTGCTGAAACCTTGTGCTTGTTTAGTAATAAGTGTGTATTTGAGCATAATAGGGTGCTgctaattttgaaaaacaaaaatcaactggttgccttacatcttttttctttttagattaaTAAAGAACCTTTCCTCCCAAAACAAGCTTATAATTTGTCATGTTATtgagtaattaaaaataaaatatttgaaaatttaacATTTAATGGCCTACTAATTTGATACTGACACTTATATGGTAATGCCAGCTTGTTGATTATTGTGGAACTATACATGATTTAAGGAAGGCATGGAATCGGCATATAAAATTGTTTCGGGCATCTTCCAGGGCAGATACACATCAGCAATCAACTAAATGTAGAAGGTCACTGAATTTGATCCAGGATAGGAGTAAGGAGACTTCCATTGATATATGTAATCAGCTATACAAAGATTCTAGTTCTGACTTGCATGATTCTTTGCATTCCCAAGTGGAGAAAATGTCACCACAAAAATATCCTTTCCCAGATTCCAAGGAACCAAGAAATAATTATCCTGAAAATATATTATCTGCAGATTTAGTGGAAGTGAAAGAGGAACCTGCCAAAGTTCCTAAGCATTCCAAACCAAATAGTTATGAATCTGATGTTTCATCAGAAACTTTATTACATCAAACAGCTAGTGGAAATCAACGCTCACAAGCTTTGCAATCATCCCCAAAAGTAGATAATTATTCTCAGGGGAAGTGTGAACTTGGGCATGAAGAACTGAAGCCACTTTCTCAGAAAAGCATGTCACCAAACAGCCGGGAAAGGATTCATGATTCAGGACCAATGGTGTCTCGGGAGGAGGATTATACTGCAGGGGTGGTAGTTGATGGTCGTACGGGACACCGAGGCAATCTTGTAAGCACTCAAGATTCCGAGTCTGCCCAAACATGCATTGAAGTAGATGACGGTTCATATTCAGCATCCTGGCAAGGCCATAGAGCAAGAAGACCACTTCTACCACCTCGGTTGTTGAGAAATCATGGTGGAAACTTGCATCAGATGAAAAATGCTGGAAAATTTCGCAAAGGTCCCAAAAATGGTAATCGTGGACATATGCATAGGAAACATTTCCAAAGGCAGCAACCTACTCCACAACAGATCCATCCAGCTGAAGGGGGAGCGCAACTGCCTTCACAACCAGGTTACTCTTTGCAATCTGTATTGCAAGTTCAGCATTGCAGTCAAGCACAAAATCAGTTTAAAAGTACTGTTGCTTATAGTTGGCCCTTACAAAACTCCTCATCCCAGTCTCAACCACCAGCCAATGCCCCGTCACAAATATTACATGCAATGCAAGGCAATGGACAGTATGGATATATGCAAAATAGCCAAGAATATAACCAGATGTGGCAATACTATTACTACCAACAGCAGCAGCAGTTGCAACTACAACAACATTATCTTCAATCGCAACAACCACCATTTCAGCAAGAACAGTCCCAACAACAACAAAGTCAGCTGGGACATCTTCAACCACAGCAACTGCAACAATTGCAATCTCAGTTGCAACAGCAGGTTCTGCAGCAGCAGCAAAACTTTCAACAGCAGCAGCAAGATCATCATCCTGTTTATATACAGCAGCTGCAGCCATCAAGACAGGTACAATTAATTTTGGAATTATAGGGTTTAGGTAATTTGCATACTAATGAATGACGCATTAGAATGCGATTTCCCAGGGTGATTGGCATTTCTCACTTTAGTTTCTCTTGAATGGTAATATCTTAATTATAACAGCCCGAACTCTAGCCAATTTTCAGATCTAGTATTTCTGAGTCCGTTATTTTGTTGATAATCTTTCTTTTGACAACTTCTAATGAAGTTTCTTTGCAATGGCAGAGTCAGAGTAGTAGCAATCCTGTAGCTGAGCAAGGGCTGGCAATGGTGACAGCTCAGTCGCAGGTGAGTAAAATAACGAAAAAAAGTAGTTTGGCATCTTGGCGAGAGAGTTTGTTCTTGCTTCGTTGGATTCCTTTTTGGGTTTGATTGGCTACATAAATTGGCTTAATCTCTAGCTCTTCGAAACATAACCTATCTCTGATTTGGGTCGTCTCATGATGCAGGACCATGAATCAACACAATCACCGCAAGCATGCAAACCTGGAGTGGTTTCTTCTCCTGTTCCACTGAATTCCGAAGAAAAATCTACCCCAGAATAGTTATAGTTCCATGTAGTTTGACtggtttttaagttttaaacttcAGTTTTCACTGTGCAAGGAATTAGACCACACTTCATTCGAATGTGAGAATATTTGTAGCTCCCAACCAAAGGAACGAAATGAAAACCGTTTATAATgtgtacattttttttcttttttgtgaaaAATGTTAGAATGATTTGCCcatcccgttgagttgctgttcTTTTTAATGATAATTTACATGCCTGTTTTGCCAGAAAAAGGTGGTTTTCTGACATGATATACGCGAAATAAGTTCAATGTCATGTACAAGGGAAATTGACCAAGGTCTTTTACTACCTCATAATCTTAGCGACGGATTTCTAACACATGCTAGCGTTTCGTTAGTGGATGTGTGTCTACTCTATTCAAAACATAGATATGGTGACCCATAAAATTTTGACGGACACGGTGGGCACATAAATGGACGGTGAATAGTAGAtaacaatttagtcaaatataccattattttgataattttatctTCAATCTATTTTCGACTTTGCCTCTACTTATCTCTGATTCACTGAACCACAGTTCTCACCCTTCTCCATGTGTTTTATATCCCTCCCTTCTCTCGGCAGTCAGAGACACTGAAGACGCCAAATGGATTTACCTTTGCATCACCTTCTGGTTTGCCGCCGCATCTCCAACTTCCCATCTTCGTCTACCGAGTTGCTACCTCTACCTCCGCTACCGCATCACCTTCTGGCttttattgttgatattgttagaattttgtaTCATCTTGATTATTGGTTTTTGGTTATGCATAGCAGTGGTAGATGGGAACTCTACGATAGTAGTGAGTAGATTTTTAGGAGTCTCGTgctttatgtatttattttgccatatatatatatatatacccaaacATGGCCTTAATCACTTTAACTTATTAACTCCCTCTTCTTTTCCGGTTTAAAACGGTTGCCAACATCTCTTTGTTAAAGACACTACATTAGGGTAAATGTCTAGTCAGATATCAAAATTATAAACGTAGAAGGCTCATATGCTGAACATGCCATTTTAGTGTTACAGATACAACCAAAAGAATCAGAAGTTGCTATCCAGTTTAAGTAAAAATGGGAGCACAGTTGGTAACTTTGAACTAATCCATGGAATAACTATGGACTAGCTTACAACGTTGCATTCAACATAGCAAAATCAAACAAAAGGCAAGAATAAAATGGATAAAGCAATTCACTGTCTTCAACTTGTTTTATTCACCTAGGTACATTTTGCATGAATATAAATAGTCCATCCAACAATTCTTACTTGAGTGCTAAATATAAAGAAATGAACTAGCAATGTGTTTAAAGTGGAACTTTACACACTGGCATCACCTTGCATAGGGTGACAAAGATGAAGTATTGGCAAAATATTATGTAATCCAAATTTACAAAGCTATCAGTCAGCCATTAACGGCATAATATATCAACTTTTCTTCATAGACCTGCATACAATGGTTCAAAATGGCAGAATCTATTTTACCCAGATTTACAAGATATATAGCAGACAATTGTCAATTGTGCAATAGTCAGCCACTTAATAACAGAATCATCAGCAGCAGAACAAACAACAAAACCTTTAAGAAAGGTATGGTTATATGGATTAAATAAAGTCATTGTACCCTATTACGTTATCATGTCTGCAAAAGGTTATTTATACTTAAACCTACTTAAGGCAGGCCAAAATGAAACTACTCCAAATGAATTGTCAAATTGAACTCTTTAAACTTGATATCTAACCCAAATCTATTCAGTTCCTATGCCAAATGATTTCTCACacagttaaattcaatctgaacaTTGTACCTCTTCTAATAATAGCATCAACAAAGGTTATCACCTAATAAACACCAATGAGGATGGATAATGGATAGAGGACTGGAGGTAAATTTATCTACGATGGTTATGAATTATTTAATCTCCTACCTTGCCTTACTAACAAGAGTATCATTAAAAGGTCATGGGTCaatgacaagaaatatatatATCAAGAAAGGGATAGATATGTTATGTCTAATTATCAAGGTCTACAAAGAGAAAGAGTAACACATTGAGAAAGAAAAGATTGCGGCAGACCACTTGAAAGCTTTAAACAGAATTTAACTAATGTATGAAATGATTCCTATGGAGAGAGAACTCTAATCATCTTGAAGAGAATATTTAAACACAGAATAATAGGCACAAAAATAAAGCTAGTTTATTACCTCTCAAGTCCTGGGaacctaataaaataattaatgttgTATGTATGTAGACTTCCAACCAATACCTGATAGACGACCAAAATGCTCAATTAAGATAAAGGACAAGACAGGTATGTGGATTTATTCCACAATTGATGTATAAATGTTTTAGGTCTACCAATGTACCAATGTAAAACTCCGAGTCATGGTTACAGTTCTGCAATGCAGAAGTCAGACAGATATATACAGTGAACAGGAGGAAATTGTGTAACATTAATGTgataaaacaaatatttttcaCAAGTAATGAAACTATGGTAACTACCGAATAGGAGAGTGCCCGTTCTTTGATAGGCAAGTTCCTTAATGGCATCTTTGTCAACCTGCTGGCTGAAAAGGATAAATACCTTGgcca is a window encoding:
- the LOC112735017 gene encoding pre-mRNA-processing factor 39-2-like isoform X1, with protein sequence MAATLTDSTRCFDALKLREFISEGSLDFEQWTSLISDVEKIYPDDMEKICLTYENFLSNFPLCFGYWRKYAAHMARLSTADKVLEVFEKAVLAATYSVGMWVDYCSFSMSAFEDPSDVRRLFKRAVSFVGKDYLCHTLWDKYIQFEFSQQQWVSLAHIYIQTLEFPTKKLHQYYDSFKKLLNLLEGGVASLDSSPKELQSEPSFDGEIPVDCKHDKIYCVIKDMMDSSAGLTRSIALKKYRIIGEQFYQRAHDLDLKISPFEANIQRNYFHVWPLDDSQLQNWHDYLDFVELQGNFDWAVKLYERCLIVCANYPEYWMRYVEFMETRGGREIANYSLDRATEIYLKSVPEIHFFNARFKEQIGDVLAARAAYIQQTGKESDSDFVQNVISRANMEKRLGNMESACGIYKEAIEMAVAEENLQHALPNLYVHFSHLKYMSSNNMDAARDILIDGIKNLPQNKQLLEELLKFSMVHGGSMSMAVIDTIIAEAISPRPDGSQGLGVEDAEDISNLYLKLVDYCGTIHDLRKAWNRHIKLFRASSRADTHQQSTKCRRSLNLIQDRSKETSIDICNQLYKDSSSDLHDSLHSQVEKMSPQKYPFPDSKEPRNNYPENILSADLVEVKEEPAKVPKHSKPNSYESDVSSETLLHQTASGNQRSQALQSSPKVDNYSQGKCELGHEELKPLSQKSMSPNSRERIHDSGPMVSREEDYTAGVVVDGRTGHRGNLVSTQDSESAQTCIEVDDGSYSASWQGHRARRPLLPPRLLRNHGGNLHQMKNAGKFRKGPKNGNRGHMHRKHFQRQQPTPQQIHPAEGGAQLPSQPGYSLQSVLQVQHCSQAQNQFKSTVAYSWPLQNSSSQSQPPANAPSQILHAMQGNGQYGYMQNSQEYNQMWQYYYYQQQQQLQLQQHYLQSQQPPFQQEQSQQQQSQLGHLQPQQLQQLQSQLQQQVLQQQQNFQQQQQDHHPVYIQQLQPSRQSQSSSNPVAEQGLAMVTAQSQDHESTQSPQACKPGVVSSPVPLNSEEKSTPE
- the LOC112735017 gene encoding uncharacterized protein isoform X7; translated protein: MFGDCSRERFPLLGRTIYAIRCGTSIFSLSFPSSSGFLLLTFISRLLSSQPKSCTSIMIDCKHDKIYCVIKDMMDSSAGLTRSIALKKYRIIGEQFYQRAHDLDLKISPFEANIQRNYFHVWPLDDSQLQNWHDYLDFVELQGNFDWAVKLYERCLIVCANYPEYWMRYVEFMETRGGREIANYSLDRATEIYLKSVPEIHFFNARFKEQIGDVLAARAAYIQQTGKESDSDFVQNVISRANMEKRLGNMESACGIYKEAIEMAVAEENLQHALPNLYVHFSHLKYMSSNNMDAARDILIDGIKNLPQNKQLLEELLKFSMVHGGSMSMAVIDTIIAEAISPRPDGSQGLGVEDAEDISNLYLKLVDYCGTIHDLRKAWNRHIKLFRASSRADTHQQSTKCRRSLNLIQDRSKETSIDICNQLYKDSSSDLHDSLHSQVEKMSPQKYPFPDSKEPRNNYPENILSADLVEVKEEPAKVPKHSKPNSYESDVSSETLLHQTASGNQRSQALQSSPKVDNYSQGKCELGHEELKPLSQKSMSPNSRERIHDSGPMVSREEDYTAGVVVDGRTGHRGNLVSTQDSESAQTCIEVDDGSYSASWQGHRARRPLLPPRLLRNHGGNLHQMKNAGKFRKGPKNGNRGHMHRKHFQRQQPTPQQIHPAEGGAQLPSQPGYSLQSVLQVQHCSQAQNQFKSTVAYSWPLQNSSSQSQPPANAPSQILHAMQGNGQYGYMQNSQEYNQMWQYYYYQQQQQLQLQQHYLQSQQPPFQQEQSQQQQSQLGHLQPQQLQQLQSQLQQQVLQQQQNFQQQQQDHHPVYIQQLQPSRQSQSSSNPVAEQGLAMVTAQSQDHESTQSPQACKPGVVSSPVPLNSEEKSTPE
- the LOC112735017 gene encoding pre-mRNA-processing factor 39-2-like isoform X2 produces the protein MAATLTDSTRCFDALKLREFISEGSLDFEQWTSLISDVEKIYPVNKVLEVFEKAVLAATYSVGMWVDYCSFSMSAFEDPSDVRRLFKRAVSFVGKDYLCHTLWDKYIQFEFSQQQWVSLAHIYIQTLEFPTKKLHQYYDSFKKLLNLLEGGVASLDSSPKELQSEPSFDGEIPVDCKHDKIYCVIKDMMDSSAGLTRSIALKKYRIIGEQFYQRAHDLDLKISPFEANIQRNYFHVWPLDDSQLQNWHDYLDFVELQGNFDWAVKLYERCLIVCANYPEYWMRYVEFMETRGGREIANYSLDRATEIYLKSVPEIHFFNARFKEQIGDVLAARAAYIQQTGKESDSDFVQNVISRANMEKRLGNMESACGIYKEAIEMAVAEENLQHALPNLYVHFSHLKYMSSNNMDAARDILIDGIKNLPQNKQLLEELLKFSMVHGGSMSMAVIDTIIAEAISPRPDGSQGLGVEDAEDISNLYLKLVDYCGTIHDLRKAWNRHIKLFRASSRADTHQQSTKCRRSLNLIQDRSKETSIDICNQLYKDSSSDLHDSLHSQVEKMSPQKYPFPDSKEPRNNYPENILSADLVEVKEEPAKVPKHSKPNSYESDVSSETLLHQTASGNQRSQALQSSPKVDNYSQGKCELGHEELKPLSQKSMSPNSRERIHDSGPMVSREEDYTAGVVVDGRTGHRGNLVSTQDSESAQTCIEVDDGSYSASWQGHRARRPLLPPRLLRNHGGNLHQMKNAGKFRKGPKNGNRGHMHRKHFQRQQPTPQQIHPAEGGAQLPSQPGYSLQSVLQVQHCSQAQNQFKSTVAYSWPLQNSSSQSQPPANAPSQILHAMQGNGQYGYMQNSQEYNQMWQYYYYQQQQQLQLQQHYLQSQQPPFQQEQSQQQQSQLGHLQPQQLQQLQSQLQQQVLQQQQNFQQQQQDHHPVYIQQLQPSRQSQSSSNPVAEQGLAMVTAQSQDHESTQSPQACKPGVVSSPVPLNSEEKSTPE
- the LOC112735017 gene encoding pre-mRNA-processing factor 39-2-like isoform X3, yielding MAATLTDSTRCFDALKLREFISEGSLDFEQWTSLISDVEKIYPDDMEKICLTYENFLSNFPLCFGYWRKYAAHMARLSTADKVLEVFEKAVLAATYSVGMWVDYCSFSMSAFEDPSDVRRLFKRAVSFVGKDYLCHTLWDKYIQFEFSQQQWVSLAHIYIQTLEFPTKKLHQYYDSFKKLLNLLEGGVASLDSSPKELQSEPSFDGEIPVDCKHDKIYCVIKDMMDSSAGLTRSIALKKYRIIGEQFYQRAHDLDLKISPFEANIQRNYFHVWPLDDSQLQNWHDYLDFVELQGNFDWAVKLYERCLIVCANYPEYWMRYVEFMETRGGREIANYSLDRATEIYLKSVPEIHFFNARFKEQIGDVLAARAAYIQQTGKESDSDFVQNVISRANMEKRLGNMESACGIYKEAIEMAVAEENLQHALPNLYVHFSHLKYMSSNNMDAARDILIDGIKNLPQNKQLLEELLKFSMVHGGSMSMAVIDTIIAEAISPRPDGSQGLGVEDAEDISNLYLKLVDYCGTIHDLRKAWNRHIKLFRASSRADTHQQSTKCRRSLNLIQDRNLVEVKEEPAKVPKHSKPNSYESDVSSETLLHQTASGNQRSQALQSSPKVDNYSQGKCELGHEELKPLSQKSMSPNSRERIHDSGPMVSREEDYTAGVVVDGRTGHRGNLVSTQDSESAQTCIEVDDGSYSASWQGHRARRPLLPPRLLRNHGGNLHQMKNAGKFRKGPKNGNRGHMHRKHFQRQQPTPQQIHPAEGGAQLPSQPGYSLQSVLQVQHCSQAQNQFKSTVAYSWPLQNSSSQSQPPANAPSQILHAMQGNGQYGYMQNSQEYNQMWQYYYYQQQQQLQLQQHYLQSQQPPFQQEQSQQQQSQLGHLQPQQLQQLQSQLQQQVLQQQQNFQQQQQDHHPVYIQQLQPSRQSQSSSNPVAEQGLAMVTAQSQDHESTQSPQACKPGVVSSPVPLNSEEKSTPE
- the LOC112735017 gene encoding uncharacterized protein isoform X6 codes for the protein MFGDCSRERFPLLGRTIYAIRCGTSIFSLSFPSSSGFLLLTFISRLLSSQPKSCTSIMIGGVASLDSSPKELQSEPSFDGEIPVDCKHDKIYCVIKDMMDSSAGLTRSIALKKYRIIGEQFYQRAHDLDLKISPFEANIQRNYFHVWPLDDSQLQNWHDYLDFVELQGNFDWAVKLYERCLIVCANYPEYWMRYVEFMETRGGREIANYSLDRATEIYLKSVPEIHFFNARFKEQIGDVLAARAAYIQQTGKESDSDFVQNVISRANMEKRLGNMESACGIYKEAIEMAVAEENLQHALPNLYVHFSHLKYMSSNNMDAARDILIDGIKNLPQNKQLLEELLKFSMVHGGSMSMAVIDTIIAEAISPRPDGSQGLGVEDAEDISNLYLKLVDYCGTIHDLRKAWNRHIKLFRASSRADTHQQSTKCRRSLNLIQDRSKETSIDICNQLYKDSSSDLHDSLHSQVEKMSPQKYPFPDSKEPRNNYPENILSADLVEVKEEPAKVPKHSKPNSYESDVSSETLLHQTASGNQRSQALQSSPKVDNYSQGKCELGHEELKPLSQKSMSPNSRERIHDSGPMVSREEDYTAGVVVDGRTGHRGNLVSTQDSESAQTCIEVDDGSYSASWQGHRARRPLLPPRLLRNHGGNLHQMKNAGKFRKGPKNGNRGHMHRKHFQRQQPTPQQIHPAEGGAQLPSQPGYSLQSVLQVQHCSQAQNQFKSTVAYSWPLQNSSSQSQPPANAPSQILHAMQGNGQYGYMQNSQEYNQMWQYYYYQQQQQLQLQQHYLQSQQPPFQQEQSQQQQSQLGHLQPQQLQQLQSQLQQQVLQQQQNFQQQQQDHHPVYIQQLQPSRQSQSSSNPVAEQGLAMVTAQSQDHESTQSPQACKPGVVSSPVPLNSEEKSTPE
- the LOC112735017 gene encoding uncharacterized protein isoform X9, which produces MFFPPDCSRERFPLLGRTIYAIRCGTSIFSLSFPSSSGFLLLTFISRLLSSQPKSCTSIMIDCKHDKIYCVIKDMMDSSAGLTRSIALKKYRIIGEQFYQRAHDLDLKISPFEANIQRNYFHVWPLDDSQLQNWHDYLDFVELQGNFDWAVKLYERCLIVCANYPEYWMRYVEFMETRGGREIANYSLDRATEIYLKSVPEIHFFNARFKEQIGDVLAARAAYIQQTGKESDSDFVQNVISRANMEKRLGNMESACGIYKEAIEMAVAEENLQHALPNLYVHFSHLKYMSSNNMDAARDILIDGIKNLPQNKQLLEELLKFSMVHGGSMSMAVIDTIIAEAISPRPDGSQGLGVEDAEDISNLYLKLVDYCGTIHDLRKAWNRHIKLFRASSRADTHQQSTKCRRSLNLIQDRSKETSIDICNQLYKDSSSDLHDSLHSQVEKMSPQKYPFPDSKEPRNNYPENILSADLVEVKEEPAKVPKHSKPNSYESDVSSETLLHQTASGNQRSQALQSSPKVDNYSQGKCELGHEELKPLSQKSMSPNSRERIHDSGPMVSREEDYTAGVVVDGRTGHRGNLVSTQDSESAQTCIEVDDGSYSASWQGHRARRPLLPPRLLRNHGGNLHQMKNAGKFRKGPKNGNRGHMHRKHFQRQQPTPQQIHPAEGGAQLPSQPGYSLQSVLQVQHCSQAQNQFKSTVAYSWPLQNSSSQSQPPANAPSQILHAMQGNGQYGYMQNSQEYNQMWQYYYYQQQQQLQLQQHYLQSQQPPFQQEQSQQQQSQLGHLQPQQLQQLQSQLQQQVLQQQQNFQQQQQDHHPVYIQQLQPSRQSQSSSNPVAEQGLAMVTAQSQDHESTQSPQACKPGVVSSPVPLNSEEKSTPE
- the LOC112735017 gene encoding uncharacterized protein isoform X5, producing the protein MFFPPDCSRERFPLLGRTIYAIRCGTSIFSLSFPSSSGFLLLTFISRLLSSQPKSCTSIMIGGVASLDSSPKELQSEPSFDGEIPVDCKHDKIYCVIKDMMDSSAGLTRSIALKKYRIIGEQFYQRAHDLDLKISPFEANIQRNYFHVWPLDDSQLQNWHDYLDFVELQGNFDWAVKLYERCLIVCANYPEYWMRYVEFMETRGGREIANYSLDRATEIYLKSVPEIHFFNARFKEQIGDVLAARAAYIQQTGKESDSDFVQNVISRANMEKRLGNMESACGIYKEAIEMAVAEENLQHALPNLYVHFSHLKYMSSNNMDAARDILIDGIKNLPQNKQLLEELLKFSMVHGGSMSMAVIDTIIAEAISPRPDGSQGLGVEDAEDISNLYLKLVDYCGTIHDLRKAWNRHIKLFRASSRADTHQQSTKCRRSLNLIQDRSKETSIDICNQLYKDSSSDLHDSLHSQVEKMSPQKYPFPDSKEPRNNYPENILSADLVEVKEEPAKVPKHSKPNSYESDVSSETLLHQTASGNQRSQALQSSPKVDNYSQGKCELGHEELKPLSQKSMSPNSRERIHDSGPMVSREEDYTAGVVVDGRTGHRGNLVSTQDSESAQTCIEVDDGSYSASWQGHRARRPLLPPRLLRNHGGNLHQMKNAGKFRKGPKNGNRGHMHRKHFQRQQPTPQQIHPAEGGAQLPSQPGYSLQSVLQVQHCSQAQNQFKSTVAYSWPLQNSSSQSQPPANAPSQILHAMQGNGQYGYMQNSQEYNQMWQYYYYQQQQQLQLQQHYLQSQQPPFQQEQSQQQQSQLGHLQPQQLQQLQSQLQQQVLQQQQNFQQQQQDHHPVYIQQLQPSRQSQSSSNPVAEQGLAMVTAQSQDHESTQSPQACKPGVVSSPVPLNSEEKSTPE
- the LOC112735017 gene encoding uncharacterized protein isoform X10 produces the protein MMDSSAGLTRSIALKKYRIIGEQFYQRAHDLDLKISPFEANIQRNYFHVWPLDDSQLQNWHDYLDFVELQGNFDWAVKLYERCLIVCANYPEYWMRYVEFMETRGGREIANYSLDRATEIYLKSVPEIHFFNARFKEQIGDVLAARAAYIQQTGKESDSDFVQNVISRANMEKRLGNMESACGIYKEAIEMAVAEENLQHALPNLYVHFSHLKYMSSNNMDAARDILIDGIKNLPQNKQLLEELLKFSMVHGGSMSMAVIDTIIAEAISPRPDGSQGLGVEDAEDISNLYLKLVDYCGTIHDLRKAWNRHIKLFRASSRADTHQQSTKCRRSLNLIQDRSKETSIDICNQLYKDSSSDLHDSLHSQVEKMSPQKYPFPDSKEPRNNYPENILSADLVEVKEEPAKVPKHSKPNSYESDVSSETLLHQTASGNQRSQALQSSPKVDNYSQGKCELGHEELKPLSQKSMSPNSRERIHDSGPMVSREEDYTAGVVVDGRTGHRGNLVSTQDSESAQTCIEVDDGSYSASWQGHRARRPLLPPRLLRNHGGNLHQMKNAGKFRKGPKNGNRGHMHRKHFQRQQPTPQQIHPAEGGAQLPSQPGYSLQSVLQVQHCSQAQNQFKSTVAYSWPLQNSSSQSQPPANAPSQILHAMQGNGQYGYMQNSQEYNQMWQYYYYQQQQQLQLQQHYLQSQQPPFQQEQSQQQQSQLGHLQPQQLQQLQSQLQQQVLQQQQNFQQQQQDHHPVYIQQLQPSRQSQSSSNPVAEQGLAMVTAQSQDHESTQSPQACKPGVVSSPVPLNSEEKSTPE
- the LOC112735017 gene encoding uncharacterized protein isoform X4, yielding MWVDYCSFSMSAFEDPSDVRRLFKRAVSFVGKDYLCHTLWDKYIQFEFSQQQWVSLAHIYIQTLEFPTKKLHQYYDSFKKLLNLLEGGVASLDSSPKELQSEPSFDGEIPVDCKHDKIYCVIKDMMDSSAGLTRSIALKKYRIIGEQFYQRAHDLDLKISPFEANIQRNYFHVWPLDDSQLQNWHDYLDFVELQGNFDWAVKLYERCLIVCANYPEYWMRYVEFMETRGGREIANYSLDRATEIYLKSVPEIHFFNARFKEQIGDVLAARAAYIQQTGKESDSDFVQNVISRANMEKRLGNMESACGIYKEAIEMAVAEENLQHALPNLYVHFSHLKYMSSNNMDAARDILIDGIKNLPQNKQLLEELLKFSMVHGGSMSMAVIDTIIAEAISPRPDGSQGLGVEDAEDISNLYLKLVDYCGTIHDLRKAWNRHIKLFRASSRADTHQQSTKCRRSLNLIQDRSKETSIDICNQLYKDSSSDLHDSLHSQVEKMSPQKYPFPDSKEPRNNYPENILSADLVEVKEEPAKVPKHSKPNSYESDVSSETLLHQTASGNQRSQALQSSPKVDNYSQGKCELGHEELKPLSQKSMSPNSRERIHDSGPMVSREEDYTAGVVVDGRTGHRGNLVSTQDSESAQTCIEVDDGSYSASWQGHRARRPLLPPRLLRNHGGNLHQMKNAGKFRKGPKNGNRGHMHRKHFQRQQPTPQQIHPAEGGAQLPSQPGYSLQSVLQVQHCSQAQNQFKSTVAYSWPLQNSSSQSQPPANAPSQILHAMQGNGQYGYMQNSQEYNQMWQYYYYQQQQQLQLQQHYLQSQQPPFQQEQSQQQQSQLGHLQPQQLQQLQSQLQQQVLQQQQNFQQQQQDHHPVYIQQLQPSRQSQSSSNPVAEQGLAMVTAQSQDHESTQSPQACKPGVVSSPVPLNSEEKSTPE